In Triticum aestivum cultivar Chinese Spring chromosome 5B, IWGSC CS RefSeq v2.1, whole genome shotgun sequence, the following proteins share a genomic window:
- the LOC123114115 gene encoding uncharacterized protein, translating to MDVERAAPKGHGILSLFDWGKSKKSKKRLFAGGGGASPTPGSTADGKEAVGSRPSTPSNSILEDVSSMRESSEHSSSSSVIDEDARAMKGPTVVARLMGLDSMPATSSSGSYPIPSTAQQTFTNNVHDEFIGRSYIGSPSPHKMPSSPIDRFGMEALPQRFAKRSLSGAQHKLFSPVKNPNHTSGRNAADIMEAASRIIGPGVESNSSYRARDVGYSNVVRAFNTSEIVRVQQMSQAAKKRDTSASAKAPRAKPFDGSLVTSETTSSSRFSESNGNAPVAPRVKAASRFSLDPRAASTQGSGGRSKNSRKPATHMDPEHNMAERNRGNQQKSNNQTVASSSNSLEQNNRKRNAMGVKHKVNPKSARLSQQGSNTHSTNASPRKAGITSTRAESSTKVNTKGEVQPTNYANRRLNSTAKTIPKPRRLPDGRMNPKKNQSIDKILAERIQRRVQNNIGTDEQSSSSTNKNKVSTEIVSFTFTSPVHKSLPGSRFRNHSVETRSIESMNSAPTSSSTSNTKPDDIDGDYLGILLEQKLRELTSRVKSPYSKPANGVRVYAPSPGSEDTSSIASTEYDRESSQPFKDGKNKFHQNDLESKSGQSSQSVKFDNDFVDQVELEHLHFSPRSTWEVSVSTETETCCSAESWTNANESRLFSCTEGAATSGSAQDGGSQEVDASSEYSDTASSVTATTAETTHPSESSSSCRVDRDPEIDFLRELLNASSLSGQSSSVFERSGSSAILDPRLLEELNTNRSSRLAAAAAPGGEEDGGKASRMSRRLLFDCANEALSSKCAYYLDAGYGSWFTGAAVLAKLSAEELHREMSGGGLRVAEESMVDELVYREMGGPRGGAWVEFKAESFEAGRDVAAALLEALVDEAVADLLMSSGSGGAVPSHCC from the exons ATGGATGTGGAGAGAGCTGCGCCCAAGGGGCATGGCATCCTCAGCCTCTTTGATTggggcaagagcaagaagtccaagaaGCGGCTGTTCGCCGGAGGCGGGGGCGCTTCTCCGACGCCAG GGAGCACGGCAGATGGCAAGGAAGCCGTTGGCAGCAGGCCGAGCACGCCTTCAAACTCG ATCCTCGAAGATGTGTCGAGTATGAGGGAAAGTAGCGAGCATAGCTCGTCATCCTCGGTAATTGATGAGGACGCTCGTGCGATGAAAGGACCCACTGTTGTGGCGAGGCTGATGGGTTTGGATTCCATGCCTGCGACCAGCTCATCTGGATCCTACCCGATTCCTTCTACCGCGCAGCAAACCTTCACAAACAATGTCCATGATGAGTTCATTGGCAGAAGCTACATTGGCAGTCCTAGTCCTCATAAGATGCCGAGTAGCCCTATTGACCGGTTTGGAATGGAAGCGCTGCCTCAGAGATTTGCCAAAAGGTCACTTTCAGGTGCGCAGCACAAGTTGTTCTCCCCGGTAAAGAATCCTAATCATACGTCAGGCAGAAATGCTGCTGATATAATGGAGGCGGCGTCTAGGATTATTGGGCCTGGAGTTGAGAGTAATAGCTCATACAGAGCTCGGGATGTTGGGTACTCAAATGTCGTGCGTGCCTTCAACACATCAGAGATTGTTAGGGTCCAGCAAATGTCCCAAGCGGCGAAGAAGCGTGACACCTCAGCATCTGCTAAGGCACCGAGAGCAAAACCTTTTGATGGAAGTTTGGTGACTTCAGAGACAACCTCTTCTTCCAGGTTCTCAGAGTCAAATGGAAATGCTCCAGTTGCTCCAAGGGTCAAGGCCGCCAGTAGATTTTCACTAGATCCGAGAGCTGCAAGTACCCAAGGAAGTGGAGGTAGAAGCAAAAACAGCAGGAAGCCTGCAACTCATATGGATCCAGAACATAACATGGCCGAGAGAAATCGGGGCAACCAACAAAAGAGTAATAACCAAACTGTTGCAAGCTCTTCCAATTCGCTTGAGCAAAATAACAGAAAGCGCAATGCTATGGGTGTTAAGCACAAGGTGAATCCAAAGTCAGCAAGACTCAGTCAACAGGGAAGCAACACACATTCAACAAATGCCTCCCCCAGGAAGGCCGGGATCACCAGCACCCGTGCTGAAAGCAGTACGAAAGTCAACACAAAGGGAGAAGTGCAGCCAACCAACTATGCAAACAGAAGATTAAATTCTACAGCCAAAACAATCCCCAAACCGAGAAGATTGCCAGATGGGAGGATGAACCCAAAGAAAAACCAGTCAATTGATAAAATTCTCGCCGAGAGAATTCAAAGGCGTGTTCAGAACAATATTGGGACAGATGAACAGTCATCTTCCTCCACAAACAAAAACAAAGTCAGCACTGAGATTGTTTCATTCACATTTACCTCACCAGTTCACAAATCATTACCTGGTTCTAGATTTCGCAATCATTCAGTGGAAACACGGTCAATAGAGAGCATGAACTCAGCACCAACTTCAAGCAGTACATCGAATACTAAACCTGATGACATAGATG GTGATTATTTGGGAATTCTTCTGGAGCAGAAATTGAGAGAATTGACCTCTCGGGTAAAGTCACCCTATTCTAAGCCAGCCAATGGGGTTCGAGTATACGCCCCTTCACCAGGTTCGGAAGATACATCTAGCATTGCATCTACTGAGTATGATAGGGAGTCGTCTCAGCCTTTCAAGGACGGAAAAAACAAATTCCACCAGAACGATCTTGAATCGAAAAGTGGTCAG TCGTCTCAATCTGTGAAGTTTGATAATGATTTCGTCGATCAAGTGGAGTTGGAGCATCTTCACTTTAGCCCCCGTTCTACATGGGAAGTCTCCGTTTCAACAGAAACGGAAACCTGCTGCTCTGCAGAGAGCTGGACAAATGCAAACG AATCAAGGTTGTTTAGTTGTACAGAAGGAGCAGCAACATCTGGTTCTGCACAGGACGGTGGATCCCAAGAAGTGGACGCTTCATCCGAATATTCTGACACAGCGTCGTCAGTCACGGCGACTACAGCCGAAACAACACACCCATCAGAAAGCAGCAGCTCTTGTCGCGTGGACCGTGATCCGGAGATAGACTTCCTGAGAGAGCTACTGAACGCCAGTTCTCTCAGCGGACAGTCTTCATCCGtttttgagcggtcgggcagctcAGCCATCCTGGACCCTCGTCTGCTGGAAGAACTAAACACAAACAGGAGCTCCAGgcttgcagcagcagcagcgccaggCGGTGAGGAAGACGGCGGCAAGGCCTCGAGGATGTCCCGGCGGCTGCTGTTCGACTGCGCGAACGAGGCGCTGAGCAGCAAGTGCGCCTACTACCTGGACGCGGGGTACGGGTCGTGGTTCACGGGCGCGGCGGTGCTGGCGAAGCTGTCGGCGGAGGAGCTGCACCGGGAGATGAGCGGCGGCGGGCTGCGGGTGGCGGAGGAGTCGATGGTGGACGAGCTTGTGTACAGGGAGATGGGCGGGCCGCGCGGCGGGGCGTGGGTGGAGTTCAAGGCGGAGTCGTTCGAGGCCGGCAGGGATGTGGCGGCGGCGCTGCTGGAGGCCCTGGTCGACGAGGCCGTCGCCGACCTCCTCATGAGCTCCGGCTCCGGCGGTGCTGTTCCTTCCCATTGCTGTTGA